Proteins encoded by one window of Akkermansia muciniphila ATCC BAA-835:
- a CDS encoding Gfo/Idh/MocA family protein: MDNSSSRRRFLQTLGLATGALAAGSFANAQEVAPLAPKKITIPDPNNIGPMTTWPPRKPGAIYMGGFRAPKLDKVRVAFVGVGERGSMHVGQMAVIEGAEIVGICDLYEDWAKRSADVVEKKTGKRPPIFTKGPEDYKRMMKEVKPDAVIVCPSWEWHCRVTCDVMKMGAHAFVEVPMAVSIKELWEIVDTSEETRKHCMMMENVNYGREELMYLNMVRQGVIGDLLYGEAAYIHELRGQMKQVERGTGSWRTYHYAKRNGNVYPTHGLGPIAQYMNLARKDDCFGRLVSFSSPALGRAAYAKKNFPADHKWNKLDFACGDMNTSIIKTTMGRTVLVEWDETSPRPYSRLNLIQGTLGTLAGFPTRVAGEKLGNGNYHEWIEGKEKLAPIFEKYDHPLWKRIGPLALKMGGHGGMDFVMLFRIIECLRNGEPMDQNVYEGAFWSSVSELSEYSVAQGGMPQVFPDFTRGDWKTTAPLGIVQ; the protein is encoded by the coding sequence ATGGATAATTCATCATCACGCCGTCGTTTCCTTCAGACCCTGGGCCTGGCCACTGGCGCCCTGGCTGCCGGTTCCTTTGCCAACGCCCAGGAAGTAGCCCCCCTGGCTCCCAAGAAAATCACCATTCCGGACCCGAATAACATCGGCCCCATGACCACGTGGCCCCCGCGCAAGCCCGGCGCCATCTACATGGGCGGCTTCAGGGCTCCCAAGCTGGACAAGGTGCGTGTGGCCTTTGTCGGCGTGGGTGAACGCGGTTCCATGCACGTGGGCCAGATGGCCGTTATAGAAGGTGCGGAAATTGTCGGCATTTGCGACCTGTATGAAGACTGGGCCAAGCGCAGTGCGGACGTCGTGGAAAAGAAGACGGGCAAGCGCCCCCCCATTTTCACGAAAGGACCGGAAGACTACAAGCGCATGATGAAGGAAGTCAAGCCGGACGCCGTCATCGTCTGCCCCAGCTGGGAATGGCACTGCCGTGTTACCTGCGACGTGATGAAGATGGGCGCCCACGCCTTTGTGGAAGTGCCTATGGCCGTCTCCATCAAGGAACTCTGGGAAATCGTGGATACCTCCGAAGAAACCAGGAAGCACTGCATGATGATGGAAAACGTCAACTACGGACGTGAGGAACTCATGTACCTGAACATGGTGCGCCAGGGCGTCATTGGCGACCTGCTGTACGGAGAAGCCGCCTACATCCATGAACTGCGCGGACAGATGAAGCAGGTGGAACGCGGCACCGGTTCCTGGAGAACCTATCACTACGCCAAGCGCAACGGCAACGTGTATCCCACGCACGGCCTCGGCCCCATTGCCCAGTACATGAATCTGGCCCGCAAGGACGACTGCTTCGGCAGGCTCGTCTCCTTCTCCAGCCCGGCCCTGGGCCGCGCCGCGTATGCCAAGAAAAATTTCCCGGCGGACCACAAGTGGAACAAGCTGGACTTTGCCTGCGGCGATATGAATACCTCCATCATCAAGACCACCATGGGCCGCACCGTCCTGGTGGAATGGGATGAAACCAGTCCGCGCCCCTACTCCCGCCTGAATCTCATCCAGGGCACCCTGGGCACCTTGGCCGGCTTCCCGACCCGCGTAGCCGGGGAAAAGCTGGGCAACGGAAATTATCATGAATGGATTGAAGGCAAAGAAAAACTGGCCCCTATTTTTGAAAAGTACGATCACCCGCTCTGGAAGAGAATCGGGCCGCTGGCCCTGAAGATGGGCGGTCACGGCGGCATGGACTTCGTGATGCTCTTCCGCATCATCGAATGCCTCCGCAATGGCGAACCGATGGACCAGAACGTTTATGAAGGAGCTTTCTGGTCCTCCGTCTCCGAGCTTTCCGAATACTCCGTGGCCCAGGGCGGCATGCCCCAGGTATTCCCGGACTTCACCCGCGGAGACTGGAAAACGACTGCTCCGCTGGGCATCGTCCAGTAA
- a CDS encoding GDSL-type esterase/lipase family protein, with amino-acid sequence MKILHILAFSLLASLLSTAAPSPLTPLPREQPQWWRKQYEQQVEQIKNNPCGVLFLGDSITDYWKREGKPIWEKAFSPYHPCNFGISGDQTTNLIYRITDSGIPAQTDPKLCIVMIGTNNTGHFKGGEAPEKTAMGILGAVEHLLVRFPDTHVLLLGIFPRGTGPQDKLRQHNDRINAILAQCKLPRTTYANINRRFLDSSGKLLPGISRDNLHFTEKGYAIWADAVLPYIKKYCK; translated from the coding sequence ATGAAGATTTTGCACATACTTGCTTTCTCCCTGCTGGCCTCCCTTCTCTCAACGGCTGCGCCGTCCCCTCTGACTCCGCTGCCACGGGAACAGCCCCAATGGTGGAGGAAGCAATATGAACAGCAGGTGGAACAAATAAAAAACAACCCCTGCGGCGTCCTTTTCCTGGGAGATTCCATTACGGACTACTGGAAAAGGGAAGGAAAACCAATATGGGAAAAGGCGTTCTCCCCCTATCATCCCTGCAATTTCGGCATTTCCGGGGACCAAACCACCAACCTGATTTACCGCATCACGGATTCCGGCATCCCGGCCCAAACGGACCCCAAACTCTGCATCGTCATGATCGGCACCAACAATACCGGTCATTTCAAAGGAGGGGAAGCCCCGGAAAAAACGGCCATGGGAATTCTGGGTGCCGTTGAACACCTGCTGGTCAGGTTCCCGGACACCCACGTCCTCCTGCTGGGCATTTTCCCGCGCGGCACAGGTCCCCAGGACAAGCTGCGCCAGCACAACGACCGCATCAACGCCATTCTGGCCCAGTGCAAGCTGCCCCGCACCACTTACGCCAACATCAACAGGCGCTTTCTGGACTCCTCCGGCAAACTGCTCCCCGGCATCAGCAGGGACAACCTGCACTTTACGGAAAAAGGCTACGCCATCTGGGCAGACGCCGTGCTGCCCTATATCAAAAAATACTGCAAATAG
- the eboE gene encoding metabolite traffic protein EboE: MLSYCTNIHPAESWAETREALFTCVPRIRQELAAMDSPLKDLPLGIGLRLSARAAAELLATPHAAETLKSWLEDQGARVETLNGFPYGNFHGQRVKERVFQPDWTTPERFEYTCNLFRILALIGDEQADRLTVSTLPASHSWFHADEERIFSRLDAMSGFLDVLGRQTGCLMQLGLEPEPFGHFHDTDGAIRFFNGLRNRSRRPELIERHLGLTYDTCHFAILREEPEFTLSAWEENNIALCKVQFSNALECRICGEEDLERLRQFDDGVYFHQTSILHREGAMLFPDLPNALAYGRDYAEEIRDSQWRIHYHIPLYASPEPPLKSTEEFIQKTHNFLRSRKGPQPHLEVETYTWSVLPDHMKIPLAAQIARELHYIETL, translated from the coding sequence ATGCTTTCCTATTGTACCAATATTCATCCCGCAGAATCCTGGGCGGAAACCAGGGAGGCTCTTTTCACCTGCGTTCCCCGCATCAGGCAGGAACTCGCGGCGATGGACTCCCCTCTGAAGGATCTCCCCCTGGGCATCGGCCTGCGCCTGTCCGCCAGGGCGGCAGCGGAGCTTCTGGCAACGCCGCACGCCGCGGAAACCCTGAAATCATGGCTGGAAGACCAGGGCGCGCGCGTAGAAACCCTTAACGGGTTCCCTTACGGAAATTTCCACGGGCAGCGCGTGAAAGAACGCGTTTTCCAGCCGGACTGGACTACACCGGAACGTTTTGAATACACCTGCAACCTGTTCCGCATTCTGGCACTCATTGGTGACGAACAGGCTGACAGGCTGACCGTCAGCACGCTCCCTGCCTCGCACAGCTGGTTTCATGCGGATGAAGAACGCATCTTCTCCCGGCTGGACGCCATGAGCGGATTCCTGGATGTGCTGGGCAGGCAGACCGGCTGCCTGATGCAGCTGGGGCTGGAACCGGAACCCTTCGGCCATTTTCACGATACGGATGGAGCCATCCGTTTTTTCAACGGCCTCCGCAACCGTTCCCGCCGTCCCGAACTTATCGAACGCCACCTGGGGCTGACATACGATACCTGCCATTTCGCCATTCTCCGGGAAGAACCGGAATTCACCCTCTCCGCCTGGGAGGAAAACAACATCGCCCTCTGCAAAGTGCAATTTTCCAACGCCCTGGAATGCCGCATATGTGGGGAGGAAGACCTGGAACGCCTCCGGCAGTTTGACGATGGCGTTTATTTCCATCAGACCAGCATCCTCCACCGGGAAGGCGCCATGCTTTTCCCGGACCTGCCCAATGCCCTGGCCTATGGGCGGGATTATGCAGAGGAAATACGTGATTCCCAATGGCGCATTCATTACCACATTCCCCTGTACGCTTCACCGGAACCACCCTTGAAAAGCACGGAAGAATTCATCCAGAAAACGCATAATTTCCTCCGGAGCCGCAAAGGCCCGCAACCGCATCTGGAGGTGGAAACCTATACCTGGAGCGTCCTGCCGGACCACATGAAGATCCCCCTGGCAGCCCAGATTGCCCGTGAACTGCATTATATTGAAACCCTGTAA
- the rpoN gene encoding RNA polymerase factor sigma-54, giving the protein MSEVSLQHGMTRQMAVSQSMQTGMQILQASALELRQIIRQALETNPMLEELPDASPEALEDGPDGDAWNEREDGWNEFTAEGRLSGDAAARRDFMYESVVAPESLKTHLMDQAQHSALTGRARDALFLLIDALDERGFLTESPQELEEQGCFSMRDMEEALAALREMDPPGVGAANLRDSLLIQLEQRGLKRSLAFRLVKRCWRELAAHKYEEAARLLDVEPGAVAAALEVIRSLTPDPGGAYAPGGNPHLLPDVIVEEGPSGVLEVILTSEYLPRLSMNERYMELMAEGSGSRELRQYLRRAFREGQELLRALDMRQETVLRLARVIVRRQEDFFRSGPSRLKAMGMEEVAEEMGVHVSTVSRACRDKYLLCRWGMKELRSFFSAGVPSEGGVSPDGAASGAVAAGAVQELMRRLIAEEDSSKPLSDAGLAAALREKGVNIARRTVAKYREQMKILPASLRRGI; this is encoded by the coding sequence ATGAGTGAGGTATCCCTGCAGCATGGAATGACGCGCCAGATGGCCGTCTCCCAGTCCATGCAGACAGGGATGCAGATTCTTCAGGCTTCTGCTTTGGAATTAAGGCAGATTATCCGTCAGGCGCTGGAAACCAATCCCATGCTTGAGGAGTTGCCGGACGCTTCCCCGGAAGCGCTGGAAGACGGTCCGGACGGGGATGCCTGGAATGAGCGGGAGGACGGGTGGAACGAGTTTACGGCGGAAGGCCGCCTGTCTGGGGACGCGGCCGCCCGCCGTGATTTCATGTATGAATCCGTCGTGGCTCCGGAATCCCTGAAAACCCATTTGATGGATCAGGCGCAGCATTCCGCATTGACGGGCCGCGCCCGGGACGCCCTGTTCCTGCTGATTGACGCTTTGGACGAACGCGGGTTTCTGACGGAGTCTCCGCAGGAGCTGGAAGAGCAGGGGTGTTTCAGCATGCGGGACATGGAGGAAGCTCTGGCTGCGCTGAGGGAAATGGACCCGCCTGGAGTGGGGGCGGCGAATTTAAGGGATTCCCTGCTGATCCAGCTTGAACAGCGCGGTTTGAAGCGTTCGCTTGCTTTCCGCCTGGTCAAGCGCTGCTGGCGGGAACTGGCGGCGCACAAGTATGAGGAAGCCGCACGCCTGCTGGACGTGGAACCGGGGGCCGTGGCGGCGGCTCTGGAGGTGATTAGGAGCCTGACTCCTGATCCAGGGGGGGCCTACGCCCCCGGCGGCAACCCTCATCTGCTGCCTGACGTCATTGTGGAGGAGGGGCCTTCCGGCGTGCTGGAGGTTATCCTCACTTCCGAGTATCTTCCGCGCCTGTCCATGAATGAACGGTATATGGAGTTAATGGCTGAGGGTTCCGGAAGCCGGGAGCTGAGGCAATATCTCCGCAGGGCGTTCCGTGAGGGACAGGAGCTGTTGCGGGCTTTGGATATGAGGCAGGAGACCGTTTTGCGCCTGGCCCGTGTCATTGTGCGGAGGCAGGAGGATTTTTTCAGGTCCGGCCCGTCCCGCCTGAAGGCCATGGGCATGGAAGAAGTGGCGGAGGAGATGGGGGTTCATGTTTCCACGGTTTCCCGGGCGTGCCGGGACAAGTACCTGTTGTGCAGGTGGGGGATGAAAGAATTGAGATCCTTTTTCAGTGCGGGAGTTCCGTCTGAAGGCGGCGTTTCCCCGGACGGGGCGGCTTCCGGAGCCGTGGCTGCCGGCGCCGTCCAAGAGCTGATGCGGCGGCTGATTGCGGAGGAAGATTCTTCCAAACCCCTCAGTGACGCCGGGCTGGCGGCCGCGCTGCGGGAAAAAGGGGTGAACATCGCCCGCAGGACGGTGGCCAAATATCGGGAGCAGATGAAGATACTGCCCGCTTCCCTGCGCCGGGGAATATGA
- a CDS encoding PhzF family phenazine biosynthesis protein: MKQYIIDAFTDKVFHGNPTAICILEQWPSGELMLNMAVENNLSETAFAVKKGGSYHLRWFTPGGEIDLCGHATLACAYVILNFYEKEAAKVVFQTLSGDLVVERHGDLYEMDFPAYELKPVPVTEQMIDAIGATPREAYMGRDLLCVFDDIKIIEHLNPDLSKVHALNGLLLHVTAKGTETDCVSRTFAPKCGVPEDAVCGSGHCHIIPYWANRLGKDDIIAYQASKRGGTLYCRMDGARVKLAGKAALYSIAETQSR; the protein is encoded by the coding sequence ATGAAACAATATATCATAGACGCCTTTACTGACAAAGTTTTTCATGGAAATCCCACGGCGATTTGCATTTTAGAACAATGGCCGTCCGGGGAATTGATGTTAAATATGGCCGTTGAAAACAATCTTTCAGAAACGGCCTTTGCTGTCAAAAAGGGGGGGAGCTATCATCTGCGGTGGTTTACCCCCGGTGGAGAGATTGACTTATGCGGTCATGCGACATTAGCCTGTGCCTATGTTATTTTGAACTTCTATGAAAAAGAAGCGGCAAAAGTTGTTTTTCAAACTTTAAGCGGTGATTTGGTGGTAGAACGGCATGGTGATCTTTATGAAATGGATTTCCCCGCCTATGAATTAAAACCAGTTCCCGTAACGGAGCAAATGATCGACGCTATCGGCGCTACCCCCAGAGAAGCGTATATGGGGCGTGACCTTTTATGCGTGTTTGACGATATAAAAATAATCGAACATCTCAATCCGGATCTATCAAAAGTTCATGCCCTGAACGGTCTTTTGCTCCATGTAACCGCAAAAGGTACGGAAACTGACTGCGTTTCCCGTACCTTTGCCCCCAAATGCGGAGTGCCGGAGGATGCCGTTTGTGGTTCCGGTCATTGTCACATTATACCTTACTGGGCGAACAGATTGGGAAAAGACGACATCATAGCTTATCAGGCTTCCAAACGCGGTGGGACACTTTATTGCCGCATGGATGGAGCACGGGTAAAATTAGCAGGAAAAGCAGCCTTATATTCCATTGCCGAAACACAATCAAGATGA
- a CDS encoding MFS transporter, with product MRTFTWPIALLLAGLLFQTVAFAVLNTVVPLWMEQFDAATWEAGLVGAFFFLGNLAGTLLAGGVIRRAGFKGSYQYACLLCAVSTVLLPVFPGVPAWSGLRLLAGISCALVWVVVESALLRAGTLQTRGILLASYMVVYYLGTVLGQLLLGWFPSDMPLIVTEVCILSVAGMVPLMFARLEPGNGQVSSSSHIEIRTLLRRRSVFLGVVGCVISGVVLGTIYCLMPLFLKHQGMDHSSVGYWMALLIAAAILGQWPMGRLADRYGRAFVMKCQSLLVAAACAGLMLKGGLMAPSLIALGLAGFSLYPVAMAWGCEEASRDELVTMNQLLLLSYSLGTLAGPSLTSFLMQRYSDNWMPMVIALVALSFMPVLMLGGGHGRRKLSR from the coding sequence ATGCGTACATTTACCTGGCCTATTGCCCTGCTGCTGGCGGGGCTTCTTTTCCAGACAGTGGCGTTTGCCGTGTTGAATACGGTTGTTCCCCTGTGGATGGAGCAATTTGATGCCGCCACCTGGGAGGCAGGGCTGGTGGGGGCTTTCTTTTTTCTCGGGAACCTGGCCGGAACGCTGCTGGCTGGCGGCGTGATTCGCCGGGCCGGGTTCAAAGGAAGTTACCAATATGCATGCCTTTTATGCGCAGTCTCCACCGTTCTGCTGCCTGTGTTTCCCGGCGTGCCGGCCTGGAGCGGCCTCCGGCTGCTGGCGGGGATCAGCTGCGCCCTGGTCTGGGTGGTGGTGGAAAGCGCCCTGCTGAGGGCCGGAACGCTGCAAACCCGCGGCATTCTGCTGGCTTCCTACATGGTGGTTTATTATCTGGGTACGGTGCTGGGGCAGTTGCTTCTGGGCTGGTTCCCCAGCGATATGCCCCTGATTGTGACGGAAGTCTGCATTTTATCAGTGGCGGGCATGGTTCCGCTGATGTTTGCGCGTCTGGAGCCGGGCAATGGACAGGTTTCATCCTCCTCCCATATAGAGATTCGGACACTGCTGAGACGCCGCAGCGTCTTTCTGGGTGTTGTGGGATGTGTGATTTCCGGCGTGGTATTGGGTACTATTTATTGCCTGATGCCCCTGTTCCTGAAGCACCAGGGAATGGACCACTCTTCCGTGGGATACTGGATGGCCCTGCTGATTGCCGCTGCCATTCTGGGGCAGTGGCCCATGGGGCGGCTGGCGGACAGGTACGGCCGCGCTTTCGTCATGAAATGCCAGTCCCTGCTGGTGGCGGCGGCCTGTGCCGGGCTGATGCTGAAGGGGGGGCTGATGGCTCCCTCCCTGATTGCTCTGGGGCTGGCCGGATTTTCCCTGTACCCTGTTGCCATGGCCTGGGGATGCGAGGAAGCTTCCCGGGATGAACTGGTGACCATGAACCAGCTTCTGCTGTTGAGTTATTCCCTGGGCACGCTGGCCGGCCCTTCCCTGACTTCGTTCCTGATGCAGAGGTATTCCGACAATTGGATGCCTATGGTTATTGCGCTGGTGGCCCTTTCCTTCATGCCTGTGCTGATGCTGGGCGGCGGCCACGGAAGGAGAAAGCTGTCCCGGTAA
- a CDS encoding manganese efflux pump MntP family protein — MPLADLIFLAFALSVDAFVVAFSYGLLIKQKRLSNGIKLSLSTGAGQFLMPVLGFLLTGSVHRYIAAWDHWLGFAVFTFLGVNVLREGWNHRNEEEDMPHVTSLTFPTLMAVGIATSIDALVAGISIYLSSAQCGTDPTLHAVLLPAAAIGFTTFLCTAAGFFLTRRLHRFPTFHLEAGAGLILIGLGVKMLCDHLC; from the coding sequence ATGCCGCTTGCCGACTTGATCTTCCTGGCTTTTGCCCTCTCCGTGGACGCTTTCGTCGTGGCGTTCTCCTACGGCCTGCTCATTAAGCAAAAGCGTTTGAGCAACGGAATCAAGCTCTCCCTGTCCACCGGGGCCGGTCAATTCCTGATGCCCGTCCTGGGTTTTCTGCTTACAGGCTCCGTGCACCGGTATATTGCGGCCTGGGACCACTGGCTGGGCTTCGCCGTGTTCACCTTCCTCGGGGTCAACGTCCTCCGCGAAGGCTGGAATCACCGCAACGAAGAAGAGGATATGCCCCACGTCACCAGCCTGACGTTTCCTACCCTTATGGCCGTGGGAATCGCCACCAGCATCGACGCGCTGGTAGCGGGCATCAGCATTTACCTTTCATCCGCCCAGTGTGGAACCGACCCTACCCTCCACGCGGTGCTTCTCCCCGCCGCCGCCATCGGCTTCACCACCTTCCTGTGCACGGCGGCCGGCTTTTTCCTGACCAGACGGCTGCACCGCTTTCCGACCTTTCATCTGGAAGCGGGAGCCGGGCTCATCCTCATCGGCCTGGGCGTCAAAATGCTCTGTGACCATTTGTGCTGA
- a CDS encoding discoidin domain-containing protein, with translation MNISHLLLCTSLLAAPVCAAQGLTETETETPASSSRLPAPLAQKIASGDFDGLQTELRSTLLKAGEQTKSEQKLLQNKQYRHLLDIHELLRVTGPDKVKAVFSKSAQDAAFIKTFLQDPVWMELYLGAGLIPENSPEGLQILSDIWKADGKSPDFRNYQSLATGLASVFSTGPMAGRLKTNSANSNPVRRYRIFKKLHQENRLHPGFIKLRPWEMRFVVGSPWDDKSYEWSNEHVNLPWRRYTAACWAAPYTGHNFFGDTIQGPLFYVPWRDLNTTAENTQIIGGVCGGLSYFGTMAAQAHGIPAYPVGQPGHCAYAVRVKRGEWKGGFGGPDGGMHNHIFGSQAPTSYLLMENVFADNDKADQAYLWAAQARLDEASGNKDKAIQAWEEALRQTPLHPFFRTELQRLLMEKEGMQPVDWYVYAKDALSHYQGNGFAAFDILKDVQNKFLMDIPPADRIAWFRDLHEAIATTPTSWAVKFQPVLDSQSAFLANPQEKAAYLETVLSTHLKTGDGTNFGQALEWGVKNFVENGQADVFSNAFAKVAQQTGKTGTSGKAPDPKKLKEAYGKAIYATETARSIPAFQALSKAAASFSGANATNNTVKASIPQGWKLVPADGMVRCSTTSQWDSPWDHINLLRPCGGAQHTDKEANPNVIVELKNGVNLAGLVVTKRDGNENRMKKMEVSTSTDGATWFPLAATENMPKEWVITAPEGTKAKWIKVEAKNAQPEFMHLRHILVYEK, from the coding sequence ATGAATATTTCACATCTTCTTCTCTGCACTTCCCTGCTCGCGGCTCCCGTCTGCGCGGCACAGGGCCTGACGGAAACTGAAACGGAAACGCCGGCCTCCTCCAGCCGCCTGCCGGCGCCCCTGGCACAAAAAATTGCCTCCGGAGACTTTGATGGCCTGCAGACGGAACTGCGCTCCACCCTCCTGAAGGCTGGAGAACAAACGAAATCCGAACAGAAACTGCTCCAGAACAAGCAGTACCGCCATTTGCTGGACATTCACGAACTCCTGCGCGTCACGGGACCGGACAAGGTGAAAGCCGTTTTCTCCAAAAGCGCGCAAGATGCCGCTTTCATCAAAACCTTTCTACAGGACCCGGTGTGGATGGAGCTTTACCTTGGAGCAGGCCTGATTCCGGAAAATTCACCGGAAGGCCTTCAAATCCTCTCCGACATCTGGAAAGCGGACGGCAAGAGCCCGGATTTCCGGAATTACCAATCCCTGGCCACCGGGCTGGCCTCTGTCTTTTCCACCGGCCCCATGGCGGGAAGGCTCAAAACCAACTCCGCCAACAGCAATCCGGTGCGCCGCTACCGGATTTTCAAAAAACTGCATCAGGAAAACAGGCTGCATCCGGGATTCATCAAACTGCGCCCATGGGAAATGCGCTTCGTCGTGGGAAGTCCCTGGGACGATAAATCCTATGAATGGAGCAATGAACACGTCAACCTCCCCTGGCGGCGATACACGGCCGCCTGCTGGGCCGCTCCCTATACGGGCCACAATTTCTTTGGCGATACCATTCAGGGGCCCCTTTTCTACGTGCCGTGGAGGGATCTTAACACGACCGCGGAAAACACGCAGATCATCGGCGGCGTTTGCGGCGGCCTCTCCTATTTTGGCACCATGGCGGCCCAGGCCCACGGCATCCCCGCTTATCCGGTAGGACAACCGGGCCACTGCGCGTACGCGGTGCGCGTGAAACGGGGGGAATGGAAAGGCGGCTTCGGCGGACCAGACGGAGGCATGCACAACCATATCTTCGGCTCCCAGGCTCCTACTTCCTACCTGCTGATGGAAAATGTCTTTGCTGACAACGATAAGGCGGACCAGGCCTACCTGTGGGCCGCCCAGGCCCGGCTGGACGAGGCTTCCGGCAACAAGGACAAGGCCATTCAGGCATGGGAGGAAGCGCTCAGGCAAACACCGCTGCACCCGTTCTTCCGCACGGAGCTTCAACGCCTGCTGATGGAAAAGGAAGGCATGCAACCTGTCGACTGGTACGTTTACGCCAAGGACGCCCTTTCCCACTATCAGGGCAACGGCTTTGCCGCATTCGACATCCTCAAGGACGTGCAGAATAAATTCCTGATGGATATTCCGCCCGCAGACCGGATTGCCTGGTTCCGGGACCTGCATGAAGCCATCGCCACCACTCCCACATCATGGGCGGTGAAATTCCAGCCCGTGCTGGACTCCCAATCTGCCTTCCTGGCAAATCCGCAGGAAAAAGCGGCCTATCTGGAAACAGTCCTCTCCACCCACCTGAAAACGGGGGACGGCACCAACTTTGGCCAGGCGTTGGAATGGGGCGTGAAAAACTTTGTGGAAAACGGACAGGCGGACGTGTTCTCCAACGCATTCGCCAAGGTAGCCCAGCAAACGGGAAAAACCGGGACCTCCGGGAAAGCCCCCGACCCCAAAAAGCTGAAGGAAGCCTACGGCAAAGCCATCTATGCCACGGAAACGGCCCGCTCCATTCCGGCCTTCCAGGCCTTGAGCAAAGCGGCGGCCTCTTTCTCCGGCGCCAATGCGACGAACAATACGGTCAAGGCGTCCATTCCGCAGGGCTGGAAACTGGTGCCCGCAGACGGCATGGTCCGGTGCTCCACCACGAGCCAGTGGGACAGCCCCTGGGACCATATCAACCTGCTGCGTCCCTGCGGCGGAGCCCAGCATACGGATAAGGAAGCCAATCCGAACGTCATTGTAGAACTGAAAAACGGAGTGAACCTGGCCGGGCTGGTAGTCACCAAGCGCGACGGCAATGAAAACCGGATGAAGAAAATGGAGGTCTCCACGTCCACGGACGGAGCCACCTGGTTCCCCCTGGCCGCCACGGAAAACATGCCCAAGGAATGGGTCATCACCGCACCGGAAGGCACCAAAGCCAAGTGGATCAAGGTGGAAGCCAAAAACGCACAGCCGGAATTCATGCACCTGCGCCATATCCTCGTTTACGAAAAATAA